In Cotesia glomerata isolate CgM1 linkage group LG3, MPM_Cglom_v2.3, whole genome shotgun sequence, one genomic interval encodes:
- the LOC123260384 gene encoding uncharacterized protein LOC123260384 produces MTNYKDNSSSSSEEDENIKQALREATDQDLFKNSFFSGNKSDEEEKKVDNVSDKLEEKQQSQEFYNFGVSVHFQEFVGKKLTEYLDREIELVEITPKKCKNKTIDGGIKLLNESIDVINCEEEISSIIPKKKKRKLRDRSENNISNSEKCQQAAVDPQFILSKSEVMSWNERQKGTVFNYKKMPDGKLVQCD; encoded by the exons atgactaattATAAGGATAATTCATCATCGTCCTCAGAAGAGgatgaaaatataaaacaagcATTGAGAGAAGCTACCGatcaagatttatttaaaaattcttttttttctggAAATAAAAGTGATGAAGAAG aaaaaaaagttgacaatGTTAGTGATAAATTAGAAGAAAAACAACAATCTCAagagttttataattttggaGTATCCGTACATTTTCAAGAGTTTGTCggtaaaaaattaaccgaGTATCTTGATAg agaaATTGAACTGGTAGAAATTACTccgaaaaaatgtaaaaataagaCAATTGATGGTGGAATAAAATTGCTTAATGAATCAATAGATGTAATAAATTGTGAAGAAGAAATATCGTCAATTATaccaaagaagaaaaaaagaaaactaagAGATAgaagtgaaaataatatttcaaattctGAAAAATGTCAACAAGCTGCTGTTGAtcctcaatttattttatctaaatcgGAAGTTATGTCGTGGAATGAACGGCAAAAGGGGactgtttttaattataaaaaaatgcctgatGGTAAATTAGTTCAATGTgattaa